The DNA sequence ATCGAACACCGCCTGCTGGGAGAGGAAGAGGATGCGGCGCAGCTGGTCGAAGGGCTGCAGGTGGCCCGCCGGATCATGGCGCAGCCAGCGATCGCGGGCGAGGTGAAGGGCGAGGCGAGGCCCGGCGCCGCGGCCGACAGTGCCGAGGCGCTGCGCGGCTATGTCGGACTGGCGACCATTCCGATGTACCACCCCGTCGGCACGGCGCGGATGGGCGCGTCGGACGATCCCATGGCGGTGGTCGGCCCGGATTGCCGGTTGCGCGGCGTGGCGGGGCTGTGGGTCGCGGATGCCTCGATCATGCCGACCATTCCGCAGGGTAACACCAACGCCACCTCGATCATGATCGGCGAGAGGGCGAGCGCGCTGGTGCTGGAATCGCTGAAAGCGGCGCAGGCGGCGTGACCCGCGCCCGTGCAATCCTGAAGGCCGGCTTCGTCCTGCTGTGCGCGGTCATCTTCTGGCTGGCGGTGCGGCCGGGCTCCGGGGCGCCCACTCTGGGGTGGGACAAGCTGGACCATATGGCCGCCTTCCTCGTGCTCGCCGCCTATGCGCGGGTCGCCTGGCCGCGGGGCAGTGCGGTTGCCATCGTGCTGTCGCTCGCGCTGTTCGGCGGGCTGATCGAAATCGCGCAGTGGCAGATGGGCTGGGGCCGCGATGGCGACGTAATGGACTGGATCGCCGATGTGGCGGCTACGCTGGCCGGATTGGCGCTGGGCACGCTGGCCTGCCGCCTGTTGCCCCGGTGGTTGACCACCGGAGGGTAAGGCTCAGGACGAGCGGGGAGGGAGTGTGCGCGGATGGGCCGCTTAACCTTCCCGCCCCGCTTCGTCATCCCCGCCTGCGCGGGGATGGCGAGGGAAGGGCTGCACCCTGATCCGCTCGGCCTGAGTCTGTCGAAGGCGGCGTGCCGGCGCGGGCCGGATCAGTCCTTGTCCGGATATTCGTATTTGAACGGGTCGGTCACCGCCGGCTGCTTCGGCAGCGGTTCGCGCGGCAGGGTTTCGCTGTCATTCGCGGACTGCAGCAGCAGCCCCGCAATCACCACCGCAGCCTGGCGCATGTCGTCCATCTTCATGTGGTCGAGCGTGTCGATATTCGTGTGGTGCAGCCGCGCCGAATAATCGAGCGGATCCTGCACGAACTGGAAGCCGGGTAGGCCGATCGCCTGCAGGAACACGTGGTCGGTGCCGCTGGTGCTGCCCGATACCACCGCATCCGCGCCCAGCCCGGCGAAGGGTGACAGCCATTTCTTCAGCAGCGGTTCGGCCGCCACATTGCCTTCCGCATGGATGCCGCGCAGCTTGCCCGATCCATTGTCCATGTTGAAATAGGCCTTGAGATCGTAATAGCCGGGCTTGGCCTCCACCGGCCACAGGTCACCCCATTTGTAATAGGTTTCCAGCGAGGCGGAGCCGTCATCGCCCTTGCGGGTGACGAGGTGCTGGCGAACATAGGCGAGCGAGCCCAGCAGGCCCTGTTCCTCGCCAGACCACAGCGCGAAGCGGATCGTGCGCCGGGGCTTGGCGCCGATGGTCTTGAGGATGCGGGCCGCTTCCATCACTGCCAGGCTGCCCGCGCCATTGTCTACCGCGCCGTCGCCCATGGCCCAGCTGTCGAAATGTGCGCCCGCCATGACATAGCCGGCCTTGGGATCGGTGCCGGGGATTTCGGCAATGATGTTGTAGGCCATCGGATCGGTGTCGACGAAATGCGCGTCGCTGCTCAGCGCCAGCACGGGGGCCGGGCCGGTCTTGGCGAGGCGGGTGAGGCGGCGATAATCCTCCGCCGCCATTTCGAAGCCGGGCACCACCGGGCTCGAACCCTCGGCGAAGGTATAGCCGCTGCCGTGCAGCAGCTTGCCGTCGCGGTAGGATATCTTGACCATGGCCAGCGCGCCTTCGCTCTTCAGGAAGGAATCGAGCTGCATCGCCCATTCCAGCCGCTTGAGCCGGCGGTTGTCCGCATCCGGATCGTAATCGGGTAGGGCGATCTCGTCGCGCTTGGCGATCTCGCCCGCATCCAGCCGGCGGAAGGGGGCCTTGTCCGGCTCGTCACCCGTGCCCGGCAGGTCCACCAGCACGATCTTGCCCGCCAGCTTGCCGCGATAGGCATCGAAATGCTCCGGCTTGCTCATGGGGGCGACGACCACCGGCGCCTGCACCACTTGGCCGCCCGTGCCCGGTGTCCAGGCGATGGGCGCGGCGGTAAGCTGCAGCGGCCGCGGCGCGACCATGGTGGCGCTGGTGAAACTCGCTTCCCAGCCGCGGCCGAAATAGAAGCCTTCGCGGTGGACATTGCTCAGCCCCAGGCTGCGGAATTCCTCCAGCGCCCATTCTTCGGCACGCCGCATGGCGGGCGAATTGGTGAGCCGCGCGCCGATCCCGTCGAGCAATTCGCTGGCCGTTGCGGGAATGGCGCTGCGGTTCAGCCCCTCGTCCATGACCTCCGCCATCTCGGCGGGGTCGCCGGCAAGCGCCGGGTATGCGGACAGAGCGAGGAAGGCCGCGCCGGACAGCGCGAGAAGGTGTTTCGGATGCATGGTGCCCCCATGGTGTCGTGGCTGCGCAAGACGCGCGTTGGACCGGTGATGCACGCAAGCGGGGGCGGCGGCAAGGCGGCGGTGACGACCTAGAGCGGCGGTTCCGCTCGCACTGCCGCGGCGTGGCAGGGGCAAGTGCTTACGCTCTCCGACCGCTGGACGGCGCGGCCACAGTCGGGGCAGCTTTCGTGGCTGCCCGGCGCAAGCCCGTGGCCGACCGCCACGCGCGCGTCGAAGACGAAGCATTCGCCGTCCCACAGGCTTTGCTCCGTCGGCACTTCCTCCAGATATCTGAGGATGCCGCCCTGCAGGTGGAACACCTGCTCCACCCCTTCCGCCTTCAGGAAGGCGGTCGATTTCTCGCAGCGGATGCCGCCGGTGCAATACATGGCCACCTTCGGCGGCTTGCCCGTGCCGCCCAGCAGCCGCTCCCGCTCGCGGCGGAACCAGGCGGGGAAATCGCGAAAGCTTGCCGTGGCGGGATCGAGCGCGCCGCGGAAGCGGCCGATCGCCACCTCGTAATCATTGCGCGTGTCGATCACGATCGTCTCGGGGTCGGAGATGAGCGCATTCCAGTCCTGCGGCGGGACATAGGTGCCGACGCTCGCCAGCGGGTCCACCTCCGGCTGGCCCATGGTGACTATCTCCCGCTTCAGCCGCACCTTCATGCGGCCGAAGGGGAGGGCGGCGGCGCGCGAATATTTCACGTCCAGATCGGCGCAGCCCGGCAATTCGCGGATCGCGGCAATCACCGCGGCGATCGCCTCGTCATCCCCCGCAATCGTGCCGTTGATCCCCTCCTTCGCCAGCAGCAGCGTGCCGCGCAGGCCATGCCGCTCGCACAGCGCCAGCAGCGGATCGCGCAGGGTGGCGGGATCGGCAAAGGGCGCGAAGCGATACAGCGCGGCGACGCACACCGGCAGGCGGGCGGATTCTGTCATGGGGGGCGAGCGGCGGGAGGGGCTCAGCCGAGCCGCATCACCCAGCCGTGCTTGTCCTCGGCAGTGCCGCGCTGGATGGCGACCAGCCGCTCGCGCAGCCGGCTGGTCATCTGGCCCGGGCCGCCGCTGCCGATAGTGAATTCGCCGTCATGCCCGGCCACGCGCCCCACCGGCGTCACCACCGCCGCGGTGCCGCAGGCGAAGGTTTCCACCAGCCGGCCGCTTTCGGCATCGCTGCGCCACTGGTCGAGGCTGTAGCGTTCCTCGCGCACGGTCAGCCCTTCCTCGCGCGCCAGCGTCAGCAGGCTGTCGCGGGTGATGCCGGGCAGGATCGTGCCGCCCAGCGGCGGGGTGATCATGCTGCCATCGTCGAACACGAAGAACAGGTTCATGCCGCCCAGTTCCTCGATCCACTTGTGCTCCGCCGCGTCGAGGAACACGACCTGGTCGTGCCCGCGCTCGATCGCTTCGGCCTGCGGCACGAGGCTGGCGGCGTAATTGCCGCCGCACTTGGCCGCGCCCGTGCCGCCGGGCGCGGCGCGGGTATAGTCGCTGCTCACCCAGATGCTGACGGCCGGCGCGCCGGACTTGAAGTAATTGCCCGCCGGGCTGGCTATCACTAGGAATTTGTAACGCTTGGCCGGTCGCACGCCCAGGAAGGCTTCGGAAGCGAACATGAACGGCCGCAGATAGAGCGATCCGCCATCCACCTTGGGGAACCAGTCCGCATCCGCGAGGGTGAGCATCCGCACCGCTTCCACGAAGGTTTCCTCCGGCAGGGCGGGCATGGCGAGGCGCGCGGCCGAGGCGTTGAAGCGGCGGGCGTTCTCCTCCGGCCGGAACAGCGCCATGGTGCCGTCCGCCAGCCGATAGGCCTTCAGCCCTTCGAAGATTTCCTGCGCATAATGCAGCACCGCCGCCGCGGGATCGAGCGCGATCGGCTGCCGGGGGCCCAGCACGCCGCCGTGCCAGCCCTTGTCCTCGCTCCAGTCGATCGAGATCATGCGATCGGTGAACACCTTGCCGAAGCCCGGATCGGCCAGCACCTTTTCGCGCATTTCGGCCGGCAGGGCCATCGGCAGCGGTAGGGTCTTGATCTCGATAGGCGCGTCGGCGAGAGTCGCCATGTGTTCGTTCCTTGCTGTGGCGGCGCCTTTTATGGTTCGAAATTGCGCCGGTGCAACCAGAATTGTAA is a window from the Altererythrobacter sp. B11 genome containing:
- a CDS encoding M20/M25/M40 family metallo-hydrolase, encoding MHPKHLLALSGAAFLALSAYPALAGDPAEMAEVMDEGLNRSAIPATASELLDGIGARLTNSPAMRRAEEWALEEFRSLGLSNVHREGFYFGRGWEASFTSATMVAPRPLQLTAAPIAWTPGTGGQVVQAPVVVAPMSKPEHFDAYRGKLAGKIVLVDLPGTGDEPDKAPFRRLDAGEIAKRDEIALPDYDPDADNRRLKRLEWAMQLDSFLKSEGALAMVKISYRDGKLLHGSGYTFAEGSSPVVPGFEMAAEDYRRLTRLAKTGPAPVLALSSDAHFVDTDPMAYNIIAEIPGTDPKAGYVMAGAHFDSWAMGDGAVDNGAGSLAVMEAARILKTIGAKPRRTIRFALWSGEEQGLLGSLAYVRQHLVTRKGDDGSASLETYYKWGDLWPVEAKPGYYDLKAYFNMDNGSGKLRGIHAEGNVAAEPLLKKWLSPFAGLGADAVVSGSTSGTDHVFLQAIGLPGFQFVQDPLDYSARLHHTNIDTLDHMKMDDMRQAAVVIAGLLLQSANDSETLPREPLPKQPAVTDPFKYEYPDKD
- the trhO gene encoding oxygen-dependent tRNA uridine(34) hydroxylase TrhO, with protein sequence MTESARLPVCVAALYRFAPFADPATLRDPLLALCERHGLRGTLLLAKEGINGTIAGDDEAIAAVIAAIRELPGCADLDVKYSRAAALPFGRMKVRLKREIVTMGQPEVDPLASVGTYVPPQDWNALISDPETIVIDTRNDYEVAIGRFRGALDPATASFRDFPAWFRRERERLLGGTGKPPKVAMYCTGGIRCEKSTAFLKAEGVEQVFHLQGGILRYLEEVPTEQSLWDGECFVFDARVAVGHGLAPGSHESCPDCGRAVQRSESVSTCPCHAAAVRAEPPL
- a CDS encoding branched-chain amino acid aminotransferase, which produces MATLADAPIEIKTLPLPMALPAEMREKVLADPGFGKVFTDRMISIDWSEDKGWHGGVLGPRQPIALDPAAAVLHYAQEIFEGLKAYRLADGTMALFRPEENARRFNASAARLAMPALPEETFVEAVRMLTLADADWFPKVDGGSLYLRPFMFASEAFLGVRPAKRYKFLVIASPAGNYFKSGAPAVSIWVSSDYTRAAPGGTGAAKCGGNYAASLVPQAEAIERGHDQVVFLDAAEHKWIEELGGMNLFFVFDDGSMITPPLGGTILPGITRDSLLTLAREEGLTVREERYSLDQWRSDAESGRLVETFACGTAAVVTPVGRVAGHDGEFTIGSGGPGQMTSRLRERLVAIQRGTAEDKHGWVMRLG